The Planococcus liqunii genome includes a region encoding these proteins:
- a CDS encoding Rqc2 family fibronectin-binding protein codes for MAFDGLFTKAMTRELQGLVSGRISKVHQPNQLELLLQIRAQGKNHKLLISIHPSYSRIHLTAMANVNPSEPPMFCMLLRKHIEGGVITDVIQHEMDRLIILKIRGKNEIGDDIERELHVEIMGRHSNIILVDSERNMILDSLKHLPPSVNSFRTVLPGQPYVFPPSQEKKDPFAAPGELAELTEKELVSTFSGFSPLNARELHHRMAQGENSQEIAEQFLADFSKEQPTGHYIELDGKSSFSATPLTHIGEAEMTFPTLGELLDRMYYAKAERDRVKQQAGDLERWLQNEIAKLKLKLKKLKKEQDQAEKRDQLQLNGELIMANIHRITKGTKEIEVDNYYNDEKVTIALDPRKTPIENSQKYYSRYQKAKTALVKTQEQIEKTEEDIAYFDTLMQQVQQAGLSDIEEIREELAEQGFMKAQKSKKKKKPTNPSVEPYVSSTGVPISVGKNNKQNDYVTFKVASKSDTWLHTKDIPGSHVIIHSNDPDETTIMEAATIAAYFSKARESSSVPVDYTEVRQVKKPNGAKPGFVIYFEQKTVFVTPDEDLVIKLKK; via the coding sequence ATGGCATTTGATGGATTATTTACAAAAGCAATGACGCGTGAGCTTCAAGGGCTCGTGTCAGGCAGAATTTCAAAAGTTCATCAGCCCAATCAGCTAGAACTGCTGCTGCAAATTCGTGCACAAGGCAAGAACCATAAATTATTGATTTCCATTCACCCGTCTTATTCACGAATTCATTTGACGGCGATGGCGAACGTCAATCCATCGGAACCACCGATGTTTTGCATGCTGCTGCGCAAGCATATTGAAGGCGGCGTGATCACCGACGTCATCCAGCACGAAATGGATCGGCTGATTATCTTGAAAATCCGCGGCAAAAATGAAATCGGCGATGATATTGAACGCGAATTGCATGTGGAAATCATGGGGCGCCATTCGAACATCATCCTCGTGGATTCTGAACGGAATATGATCCTCGACAGCCTGAAGCATTTGCCGCCGAGCGTCAATTCGTTCCGGACCGTACTGCCGGGCCAACCTTACGTCTTCCCGCCTTCACAGGAAAAGAAAGATCCTTTTGCAGCACCTGGCGAACTGGCCGAGTTAACGGAAAAAGAATTGGTCAGCACCTTTTCCGGCTTTTCACCGCTGAATGCGCGTGAACTCCATCACCGCATGGCTCAAGGAGAAAACAGCCAAGAAATCGCTGAACAGTTTCTAGCCGACTTTTCAAAAGAGCAGCCGACGGGCCATTACATCGAACTCGATGGCAAAAGTTCGTTCTCGGCAACTCCATTGACACATATCGGCGAAGCTGAAATGACTTTCCCGACGCTCGGAGAACTGCTGGACCGCATGTACTATGCCAAAGCGGAACGCGACCGCGTCAAGCAGCAAGCCGGCGACTTGGAACGCTGGCTGCAAAACGAAATCGCCAAACTGAAGCTGAAGCTGAAAAAATTGAAAAAAGAACAGGACCAGGCAGAAAAGCGGGACCAGCTGCAATTGAACGGCGAATTGATCATGGCGAACATTCACCGCATCACCAAAGGCACGAAAGAAATTGAAGTCGACAATTACTACAACGATGAAAAAGTAACGATTGCCCTCGATCCGCGGAAAACGCCGATTGAGAACTCGCAAAAATACTATTCCCGCTACCAGAAAGCAAAAACTGCTTTAGTCAAAACCCAGGAACAAATTGAAAAAACCGAAGAAGACATTGCGTATTTCGATACGCTCATGCAGCAGGTCCAACAAGCCGGACTCTCCGACATTGAAGAAATTCGCGAAGAATTGGCAGAACAAGGCTTCATGAAAGCCCAGAAATCGAAGAAAAAGAAAAAACCGACCAATCCGTCCGTTGAACCATATGTATCCAGCACCGGCGTACCGATTTCAGTCGGCAAAAACAACAAGCAAAATGATTACGTGACGTTTAAAGTCGCTTCGAAATCCGACACTTGGCTGCACACAAAAGACATTCCCGGCTCCCATGTCATTATCCATTCCAATGACCCGGACGAAACCACAATTATGGAAGCCGCCACAATTGCGGCCTATTTCAGCAAAGCGCGCGAATCAAGTTCCGTGCCGGTCGACTATACCGAAGTCCGCCAAGTGAAAAAACCGAACGGCGCCAAGCCCGGCTTTGTTATTTACTTTGAACAAAAAACGGTATTTGTCACACCGGATGAAGACTTGGTCATCAAATTAAAAAAATAA
- a CDS encoding transporter substrate-binding domain-containing protein, translating into MKAFSTKPKWLLAIGAASLILLAGCGNSDSAKTDSAESKTAWDEIQEQGSMTVATSGTLLATSFRDPKSDELTGFEVEVVRELGKRLDLDIEFKELGFDEMLTSVNTGQIDIAANDIEITEDRLDNFIFSTPIKHSYGTAVVRKDDLSGIKTLEDLKGKKAAGASTSIYMEIARSYGAEEVTYDNATNEVYLRDVSIGRTDVILNDYYLSTFGVAAFPELNITIHPDIKYSPSEVGLVMNKDNKELAENVNKTLEEMLSDGTISEISADFFGGADVSVKPDIE; encoded by the coding sequence ATGAAAGCTTTTTCAACTAAACCGAAATGGTTACTTGCTATCGGGGCGGCATCGTTGATCTTATTAGCCGGCTGCGGCAATTCTGACAGCGCGAAAACGGACTCAGCTGAATCGAAAACCGCTTGGGACGAAATCCAGGAACAAGGCTCTATGACGGTTGCCACTTCCGGTACGCTTCTCGCGACTTCGTTCCGCGATCCGAAATCCGATGAATTGACCGGCTTTGAAGTGGAAGTTGTGCGCGAGCTCGGAAAGCGCCTAGATTTGGATATCGAATTTAAAGAACTGGGCTTTGATGAAATGCTGACCAGCGTCAACACTGGCCAAATTGACATTGCGGCCAATGACATCGAAATTACAGAAGACCGTCTGGATAATTTCATTTTCTCGACGCCGATCAAACATTCATACGGGACAGCCGTTGTCCGAAAAGATGATTTGTCCGGCATCAAGACATTGGAAGATTTGAAAGGCAAAAAAGCCGCTGGCGCATCCACCTCCATCTATATGGAAATTGCACGCAGCTACGGCGCGGAAGAAGTAACGTATGACAATGCAACAAACGAAGTCTATTTGCGTGATGTGTCCATCGGACGTACAGACGTCATCTTGAACGATTATTATTTGTCGACATTTGGCGTTGCGGCTTTTCCTGAATTGAATATCACAATTCACCCGGACATCAAATACAGTCCATCGGAAGTTGGCCTTGTCATGAACAAAGACAATAAAGAACTTGCTGAAAACGTCAACAAAACATTGGAAGAAATGCTGTCCGATGGCACCATTTCTGAAATCTCTGCCGATTTTTTCGGCGGTGCGGACGTGTCTGTAAAACCGGACATCGAGTAA
- a CDS encoding amino acid ABC transporter permease: MSDIEWGLLFDPQLAIESLPYVLEGIWYTLLISIVSMVLALFIGFFLALARTSKLVLLQWPARLYISFMRGVPILVILFLLYFALPVIGVEFTALQAALIGFTINCAAYVAEVFRSSLASVDKGQWESSTALGLTYWQTMRRIILPQSVRIAVPPLSNIYLDLIKASSLAAMITVPEVFQKARVVGAREYDLLTLLILVSLIYWAICSVMTILQNYLEKRYADYL; encoded by the coding sequence ATGAGTGACATCGAATGGGGGCTGCTCTTTGACCCGCAACTGGCCATAGAGTCTCTTCCATACGTATTGGAAGGCATTTGGTACACCTTGCTCATTTCCATCGTCAGCATGGTGCTCGCCTTGTTCATCGGTTTTTTTCTGGCACTTGCACGCACATCCAAACTTGTACTGCTTCAATGGCCGGCACGCCTTTACATCTCCTTTATGCGGGGCGTACCGATCTTGGTCATCCTGTTTTTGCTGTATTTTGCCCTGCCCGTCATCGGTGTTGAATTTACCGCTTTGCAGGCTGCTTTGATCGGTTTTACCATTAACTGCGCTGCTTATGTGGCTGAAGTGTTCCGTTCTTCACTGGCTTCTGTCGACAAAGGGCAATGGGAATCTTCCACTGCCCTCGGCCTGACTTATTGGCAGACCATGCGGCGCATCATTTTGCCGCAGTCAGTACGCATTGCGGTGCCTCCGCTTTCGAATATCTACCTGGATTTGATTAAAGCGTCTTCTCTTGCTGCCATGATCACCGTGCCGGAAGTCTTTCAAAAAGCGCGCGTCGTCGGTGCACGCGAATACGACTTGTTGACGCTGCTGATTTTGGTATCGCTGATTTACTGGGCGATTTGTTCTGTCATGACCATCCTGCAAAACTATTTAGAGAAGCGGTATGCGGACTACCTGTAA
- a CDS encoding ABC transporter permease has protein sequence MSNFLKLIWNEQIKLYSQKSAWIMIAFIAVVALAGALIYTFMDSGTLQTEYGEDWKTELQEENAELSAEMEQDEFAAFENPMLIEKNNYYLENNIKPQPYDAWEYVLENAMLSSLLSLFTIIVAAGIVANEFKWGTIKLLLIRPISRTKILLAKYLSVLVFAGTLLLALLVFSWIVGALFFGVNGLSPDIVITTAEGYAERNAINEILMSYGLKMITLIMMATFAFMISTIFRSSAMAIGLSIFLMMAGSAIVSFVSQYEWSKYILFANTNLSQYFNGAQPIVEGMTLTFSVVVLAVYFAAFMVAAWVAFTKRDVTGH, from the coding sequence TTGAGTAATTTTCTGAAACTGATATGGAATGAGCAAATCAAACTGTATTCACAGAAATCTGCCTGGATCATGATAGCCTTTATTGCGGTCGTTGCTTTGGCTGGTGCATTGATTTATACGTTCATGGATTCTGGAACTTTGCAGACTGAATACGGAGAAGACTGGAAAACGGAACTGCAGGAAGAAAATGCTGAGCTGTCCGCAGAGATGGAGCAGGATGAATTTGCGGCCTTTGAAAACCCGATGTTGATTGAGAAAAATAATTATTACCTTGAAAATAACATTAAACCTCAGCCCTATGATGCGTGGGAATATGTTCTTGAAAACGCCATGCTGTCTTCGCTGCTCAGTTTGTTCACCATTATTGTAGCCGCTGGCATCGTGGCGAATGAATTTAAATGGGGAACCATTAAACTGCTGCTGATCCGTCCGATATCCCGGACTAAGATTTTGCTGGCGAAATACCTGTCGGTGCTGGTGTTCGCAGGAACCTTGCTTCTAGCGCTTCTTGTTTTCTCCTGGATTGTCGGGGCACTGTTCTTTGGCGTGAATGGGCTTTCTCCTGATATTGTCATCACGACTGCAGAAGGCTATGCGGAAAGAAATGCTATCAATGAAATCTTGATGTCCTATGGCCTGAAGATGATCACGCTGATCATGATGGCGACGTTCGCATTTATGATTTCAACGATTTTCAGAAGCAGCGCTATGGCAATTGGACTGTCTATCTTCTTAATGATGGCGGGAAGTGCCATCGTTTCATTTGTTTCCCAATATGAATGGTCGAAATATATTTTGTTCGCCAATACGAATCTGTCCCAGTATTTTAATGGTGCTCAACCGATAGTCGAAGGAATGACGTTGACCTTCTCGGTCGTTGTATTGGCCGTTTATTTTGCTGCGTTCATGGTGGCTGCCTGGGTGGCTTTTACAAAACGAGATGTAACAGGGCATTAA
- a CDS encoding ABC transporter ATP-binding protein, whose translation MSKPATAMQLINLKKTIGKKPIIKGLSFEIRAGEVFGFLGPNGAGKTTTIRMMVGLMDITEGDVLIEGKSIKKDYKEAIRHVGAIVENPEMYPFMSGLKNLQHFARMLDGITPERIQEVVSLVGLEKAIHEKAGRYSLGMRQRLGIAQALLHRPSILILDEPTNGLDPSGIREIRKYIRNLAEKENVAVIVSSHLLSEIELMCDRIGIIKNGELVAIEAVRTTENQSEMKDVHIEVLPLEPAKDFLEAQTAQKVNIHKKELVLSLTKDQIPQVLKELIQKGMDVYGVRVLQSTLEDKFFDLIGENTIE comes from the coding sequence TTGTCAAAGCCGGCAACAGCTATGCAATTAATTAATCTTAAGAAAACGATTGGCAAAAAGCCGATCATTAAAGGATTGAGCTTTGAGATACGTGCAGGAGAAGTATTTGGGTTTCTTGGGCCGAACGGCGCGGGAAAAACGACGACGATCCGTATGATGGTCGGATTGATGGATATTACAGAAGGCGACGTGTTAATCGAAGGAAAAAGCATTAAAAAAGATTACAAAGAAGCCATCCGCCATGTCGGGGCAATCGTGGAAAATCCTGAAATGTATCCGTTTATGAGCGGCTTGAAAAATTTACAGCATTTTGCCCGCATGTTGGACGGAATTACACCCGAACGCATTCAGGAAGTGGTGTCACTGGTCGGTTTGGAAAAAGCAATCCATGAAAAAGCGGGGCGCTATTCATTGGGGATGCGGCAGCGTCTTGGAATTGCGCAGGCATTGCTGCACCGCCCGTCTATTCTAATTCTCGATGAACCGACCAATGGACTCGACCCATCGGGCATCCGCGAAATTCGAAAGTATATACGCAACCTGGCGGAAAAGGAAAATGTTGCGGTCATCGTGTCCAGCCATTTATTATCCGAAATTGAATTAATGTGCGACCGGATCGGCATTATCAAAAATGGTGAATTGGTTGCGATTGAAGCGGTTAGAACGACGGAAAATCAAAGTGAGATGAAAGATGTCCATATTGAAGTTCTGCCCCTCGAACCGGCAAAGGATTTTCTGGAAGCGCAAACGGCCCAAAAAGTGAATATCCATAAAAAAGAACTCGTCCTATCCTTGACAAAAGATCAAATTCCTCAAGTACTGAAAGAATTGATTCAAAAAGGGATGGATGTTTACGGAGTGCGTGTGCTTCAGTCAACTTTGGAAGACAAATTCTTTGATTTGATAGGGGAGAATACAATTGAGTAA
- a CDS encoding VOC family protein produces MGLQIKEIYVNLPVKDLEKSKGFFNSLGFEFHPEMTDEKGACMIAGENIFVMLLTEPFFKTFTKKELTDATSTTEVITAISADSREAVDEMVNKALAAGGKASNDKMDDEYMYGWSFQDLDGHLWEVMYMEQN; encoded by the coding sequence ATGGGTTTGCAGATAAAAGAGATTTATGTCAACTTGCCAGTCAAAGACTTGGAAAAATCGAAGGGCTTTTTCAACAGCCTCGGCTTTGAATTTCATCCGGAAATGACGGATGAAAAAGGTGCTTGCATGATTGCGGGAGAAAATATCTTTGTCATGCTGCTGACGGAACCGTTTTTTAAGACATTTACGAAAAAAGAGCTGACAGATGCAACAAGCACCACTGAAGTGATTACGGCGATTTCAGCAGACAGCCGGGAAGCGGTCGATGAAATGGTCAATAAAGCGCTCGCTGCAGGCGGCAAGGCGTCAAACGACAAGATGGACGATGAGTATATGTATGGCTGGAGTTTCCAGGACCTGGACGGCCATTTGTGGGAAGTCATGTACATGGAGCAAAATTGA
- a CDS encoding D-serine ammonia-lyase, which produces MQSQQKINEWKQQYPLLQNIISLKPVIWQNPKLTEMAELPELPVSLEDMEQAESLWQRFAPYLAKEFSDAEPSDGIIESPVRKIPKMQEALNAYYHTEVHGTLYLKCDNELPIAGSVKARGGVYEVLYHAEQLAMKEGLLKEEDSYELFSKPAFKQFFSNYSIGVGSTGNLGLSIGIVGARLGFKTSVYMSADAKQWKKDLLRANGAIVHECAGDFSEAVSLGRAQTETDANAYFVDDEKSKHLFLGYSVAAFRLKKQLEEAQITVDASHPLFVYLPCGVGGAPGGITFGLKQVFGDAVHCFFVEPTHSPAVLIGLLTGEKDKVSVQDFGIDNRTEADGLAVGRPSSFASVTSEKLVSGIYTLEDDELFKLLAMLADTEGIFVEPSATAGLIGPGQVMETSYFGDYGLKEGNATHLVWATGGAFVPQADRDRFYQKGKALL; this is translated from the coding sequence ATGCAAAGTCAGCAGAAAATCAATGAATGGAAGCAGCAATACCCGTTATTGCAAAACATCATATCTTTAAAACCGGTGATTTGGCAAAATCCTAAATTAACCGAAATGGCGGAACTTCCCGAACTTCCAGTTTCTCTGGAGGATATGGAACAGGCAGAATCGCTATGGCAGCGATTTGCCCCTTATTTGGCGAAAGAATTTTCGGACGCGGAGCCGTCCGACGGCATCATTGAATCACCGGTCCGCAAAATTCCGAAAATGCAGGAAGCGCTGAATGCTTATTACCACACTGAAGTCCACGGGACCCTTTACTTGAAATGTGACAACGAGCTGCCGATTGCAGGATCCGTCAAAGCACGGGGCGGCGTTTATGAAGTGCTGTATCATGCCGAGCAATTGGCGATGAAAGAAGGGCTTCTGAAGGAAGAAGACAGTTACGAATTGTTTTCAAAACCGGCGTTCAAACAATTTTTCAGCAATTACTCGATCGGCGTCGGATCTACTGGAAACCTTGGGCTCAGCATTGGAATTGTCGGTGCACGGCTCGGCTTCAAGACTTCCGTTTACATGTCAGCGGATGCCAAGCAATGGAAGAAAGATTTGCTGCGCGCAAACGGAGCCATCGTCCACGAATGTGCCGGCGATTTCAGTGAAGCGGTCTCGCTTGGCAGGGCACAGACCGAAACGGATGCCAATGCGTATTTTGTCGATGATGAGAAATCAAAGCATTTGTTCCTTGGCTATAGTGTGGCAGCATTCCGTTTGAAAAAGCAGCTCGAAGAAGCACAGATTACAGTCGATGCAAGCCATCCTTTATTCGTCTATTTGCCATGCGGCGTAGGCGGTGCACCGGGCGGCATCACATTCGGCTTGAAGCAAGTATTTGGTGATGCCGTCCATTGCTTTTTCGTGGAACCGACCCATTCGCCGGCAGTTTTGATCGGTTTATTGACCGGCGAAAAAGACAAAGTGAGCGTCCAGGACTTCGGCATTGATAACCGGACAGAAGCGGACGGCCTGGCAGTAGGGCGGCCATCAAGCTTTGCCTCTGTAACCAGTGAAAAGCTGGTCAGCGGCATTTACACTTTGGAAGATGATGAACTGTTCAAACTGCTGGCAATGCTTGCAGACACGGAAGGTATTTTTGTTGAACCATCTGCTACTGCCGGATTGATCGGACCAGGGCAAGTAATGGAAACATCTTATTTCGGAGATTACGGCTTGAAGGAAGGGAATGCCACCCATCTTGTCTGGGCAACCGGCGGAGCTTTTGTTCCTCAGGCAGACAGGGACCGTTTTTACCAAAAAGGCAAAGCGCTATTGTAA
- a CDS encoding DUF1129 family protein: MRMTDELIEQNNNKREDLSEENLAVYEDFLVYVRTDLRIDEHASEEVLMDLLDHLLEGQQYGKSAAEVFGSNPKAYADELIENLPHEKKRSSALFAISQVAGMAGWFSLTYGVINLLISLFKPVETDVSLGHLLSLLIVITGIGFVGVVLFFKIIRSTLFKPKKKPLSGYVTAGLAGGGAFAVMMLAVILIPEFGPVISIEWWMYTIGGLLLLAASKIFSGFSRK; the protein is encoded by the coding sequence ATGAGGATGACAGATGAATTGATTGAACAGAACAACAACAAGCGGGAAGACTTAAGCGAGGAAAATTTGGCGGTTTACGAGGATTTCCTGGTGTATGTCCGGACCGACCTGCGGATTGACGAACATGCCAGCGAAGAAGTGCTAATGGATTTGCTTGATCATTTGCTCGAAGGGCAGCAATACGGGAAGTCAGCGGCTGAAGTTTTCGGGAGCAATCCAAAAGCCTATGCCGATGAACTGATTGAAAATTTGCCGCATGAGAAAAAGCGCAGTTCCGCTTTATTCGCCATCTCACAAGTCGCGGGAATGGCCGGCTGGTTCAGTTTGACCTATGGGGTCATAAATCTGCTAATTTCTTTGTTCAAACCCGTAGAGACCGACGTATCGCTTGGCCATTTGCTTAGCTTGTTGATCGTTATTACGGGAATTGGTTTTGTCGGCGTGGTGCTGTTTTTCAAAATAATCCGCTCCACGTTGTTCAAACCTAAGAAAAAACCGCTCAGCGGCTATGTAACAGCCGGTTTGGCAGGCGGAGGAGCGTTTGCTGTGATGATGCTCGCCGTCATTCTGATTCCGGAATTTGGTCCTGTAATTTCGATCGAATGGTGGATGTATACAATCGGTGGGCTTCTGCTTCTCGCTGCTTCGAAAATATTCAGCGGCTTTTCGAGAAAATGA
- a CDS encoding PadR family transcriptional regulator, producing MASRSQLLKGVLDACVMAVVEAEPVYGYELSQKLQQIGLPDISDGTIYPVLLRLQKNGFIKGEMRPSASGPNRKYYFLTDNGKEELEEISEEWRQIAAPVSELLKRGGIQ from the coding sequence ATGGCGAGCAGAAGCCAATTATTGAAAGGGGTACTGGATGCATGCGTCATGGCGGTAGTGGAGGCGGAACCGGTTTATGGCTACGAATTGTCGCAGAAGCTGCAGCAGATCGGGCTGCCGGACATCAGTGACGGCACCATTTATCCTGTACTGCTGCGGCTACAGAAAAACGGCTTTATCAAAGGGGAAATGCGGCCTTCTGCATCCGGGCCGAACCGCAAGTATTATTTCTTGACCGACAACGGCAAAGAAGAGCTTGAAGAAATTTCGGAAGAATGGCGCCAGATTGCAGCACCAGTCAGTGAATTACTGAAAAGGGGTGGAATACAATGA
- the pyrE gene encoding orotate phosphoribosyltransferase: MKQHIARQLLNIGAVELRPQDPFTWASGIKSPIYCDNRLTMSYPAVRKEIAKGLAGLIQESYPDCEVVAGTATAGIPHAAWVSDLLDLPMVYVRSKAKEHGQGNMIEGKVEPGKKVVVVEDLISKGGSVLQAAEGLKAAGFDVLGIVAIFTYDLPQSIQAITGAGFTFHTLTNFPALVEEAVEMNAISEEDLPMLADWHESLKAGTLRG, from the coding sequence ATGAAACAGCATATCGCAAGACAATTACTCAATATCGGTGCAGTCGAACTGCGCCCGCAAGATCCGTTCACCTGGGCATCAGGCATCAAATCGCCGATTTACTGCGACAACCGCCTGACAATGTCGTACCCTGCGGTTCGGAAAGAGATCGCTAAAGGATTGGCAGGGTTGATTCAGGAATCCTATCCGGACTGTGAAGTGGTCGCAGGAACGGCAACCGCCGGAATTCCGCATGCTGCCTGGGTCAGCGACTTGCTGGACTTGCCGATGGTTTACGTGCGTTCAAAAGCGAAAGAGCACGGCCAGGGCAATATGATTGAAGGCAAAGTCGAACCTGGCAAAAAAGTCGTGGTCGTGGAAGATTTAATCTCAAAAGGCGGCTCCGTCCTGCAGGCAGCAGAAGGCTTAAAAGCAGCCGGCTTTGACGTGCTCGGCATCGTCGCAATTTTTACATACGATTTGCCGCAGTCGATCCAAGCAATTACCGGCGCCGGCTTTACATTCCATACGCTGACCAACTTCCCTGCGCTGGTCGAAGAAGCGGTGGAAATGAACGCCATTTCAGAAGAAGATCTGCCGATGCTCGCCGATTGGCATGAAAGTTTGAAAGCTGGAACTTTGCGAGGCTGA
- the pyrF gene encoding orotidine-5'-phosphate decarboxylase, with amino-acid sequence MNKPIIALDFSTKQQVEDFLLKFDEPLFVKVGMELFYQEGPELVRSIKRMGHQIFLDLKLHDIPNTVEAAMRGLAKLGVDLTNVHAAGGFDMMQAAKRGLEGSDTKLIAVTQLTSTDENQMHEDQLIYVSLEESVLHYAKQAKRAGLDGVVCSVLEASGIKDACGEEFLKVTPGIRLADGAADDQKRVSTPAKAREQGSTHIVVGRAITKSPDPAASYRQIKNEWSGQ; translated from the coding sequence GTGAATAAACCCATCATCGCGTTAGACTTTTCAACGAAACAACAAGTAGAGGACTTCCTGTTAAAGTTTGACGAACCGCTTTTTGTCAAAGTGGGCATGGAGCTTTTTTATCAGGAGGGGCCGGAACTGGTGCGCAGCATCAAAAGGATGGGCCATCAGATTTTCCTGGACCTGAAATTGCACGATATTCCGAATACCGTAGAAGCGGCTATGAGAGGCTTGGCAAAATTGGGGGTGGACTTGACGAATGTCCACGCAGCAGGCGGCTTTGACATGATGCAGGCGGCTAAACGCGGGCTGGAAGGCAGCGACACGAAGCTGATTGCGGTCACCCAACTGACGTCGACTGACGAAAACCAGATGCACGAAGACCAGCTCATTTATGTCAGCCTGGAAGAATCGGTGCTGCATTACGCCAAGCAGGCCAAACGTGCAGGACTCGACGGTGTGGTCTGTTCGGTACTGGAAGCAAGCGGCATCAAAGATGCGTGCGGCGAAGAATTTTTGAAAGTCACACCGGGCATCCGCTTGGCAGACGGCGCAGCGGACGACCAGAAACGGGTCTCAACGCCCGCAAAGGCCCGTGAGCAAGGCTCGACGCATATCGTTGTCGGACGTGCCATTACAAAATCGCCTGATCCGGCGGCAAGCTACCGCCAAATCAAAAACGAATGGAGCGGCCAATAA
- a CDS encoding dihydroorotate dehydrogenase: MTNLNVQLPGLDLKNPIMPASGCFGFGKEYSQLYDLSALGAIMIKATTVETRLGNPTPRVAETASGMLNAIGLQNPGLQKVLGEELPRLEQYDVPIIANVAGTTTEDYVEVAKAISESPNVHALEINISCPNVKQGGITFGTDPDIARELTRAVKDVSSVPVYIKLSPNVTDIVSIAKAVEEGGADGITMINTLLGMRLDAKTGRPVIANITGGLSGPAVKPVALRMVYEVRKQTELPIIGMGGVADVNDVIDFLSAGANAVAVGTANFVNPFICPEIIGQLPGKLHELGYESIEELVGRSHRL, translated from the coding sequence ATGACAAATTTAAACGTACAACTTCCAGGGCTTGATTTGAAAAACCCAATTATGCCGGCTTCCGGCTGCTTCGGTTTCGGCAAGGAATATTCACAGCTATACGATTTATCCGCGCTCGGCGCCATCATGATTAAAGCGACGACGGTCGAAACACGCCTCGGAAACCCGACGCCGCGAGTCGCCGAGACGGCTTCCGGCATGCTGAACGCCATCGGCCTCCAAAACCCGGGGCTTCAAAAAGTCCTCGGCGAAGAACTGCCGCGGCTCGAACAATACGACGTGCCGATCATCGCAAACGTCGCCGGCACCACAACGGAAGATTATGTAGAAGTGGCAAAAGCGATTTCGGAGTCTCCAAATGTCCATGCACTGGAAATCAATATTTCCTGCCCGAACGTCAAGCAGGGAGGCATCACATTCGGCACCGATCCCGACATCGCAAGGGAATTGACGCGAGCTGTCAAAGACGTGTCTTCGGTCCCGGTTTACATCAAATTATCCCCGAACGTCACCGATATCGTCTCGATTGCGAAAGCGGTGGAAGAAGGCGGCGCGGATGGCATCACGATGATCAACACGCTGCTCGGCATGCGCCTCGATGCCAAAACCGGGCGCCCGGTCATTGCCAATATCACAGGCGGCTTGTCCGGCCCCGCAGTCAAACCGGTGGCGCTCCGCATGGTGTATGAAGTGCGCAAACAAACCGAGTTGCCGATCATCGGAATGGGCGGAGTGGCAGATGTCAACGATGTCATCGACTTCTTGTCAGCCGGCGCCAATGCTGTAGCAGTCGGAACGGCGAACTTTGTCAATCCGTTCATATGTCCCGAAATCATCGGCCAGCTGCCGGGAAAACTGCATGAACTTGGATATGAATCCATAGAAGAACTTGTCGGAAGGAGCCACCGTCTGTGA